In Thermococcus profundus, the genomic stretch CATTAGAAGCAGGACGTAAGGAAAGGCTGGAGTGCTCATGCCGATGGATATCCCCAGGGCCTTCCTCCAGTTTTCTCCGGGAAGGGACATTATTATGTCGTAGAACTTCGAGCGGGCCTTCATTCCAACCAGCTCGATGGAGAGGTCAGCTATCCCGACGCCGGCTATGAAGCTCACGATCGCTCCCGCGAGCGCCCTGTCAAGGAACCTCCCGCCGCTCACGACGTAGACGATGAAGATGAACGAGAGTGGCTGAAGGGCAAAGCTCACCAGCGCGAACTTTCCTTTGGTTAGAGCCCTCGCGTAGTACTCAACCAGCGCCATCATCGATACCACCGACCAGGAAGACGTCCTCTATCGTTACCCCCTCCCTCCTGAAGGGCACCCGAAGCTCCTCAAGCTTCCCGATGATTTCCTTCTCCTCCGCTTTGGAGCGCGCGTAGATGTAGGCCTTCCTTCCGGCCCTCCTCAGGGTAAAACCCTCAAGTGAAACGTCCTCAAAGGCGACGATCTTCGAGGTGAACTTCCTCAGATAGTCCCGCGCTATCTCCTCAGGCTTGCCGTCGGCAACTACCTTCCCCGCTTTGAGTAGGAGCACCCGGTCGCAGACGCTCGATATCTCGTTGAGGTAGTGGCTTGTGAGGATTATCGTGGCTTCTTCGGCCCTTTCTCTAAGCATCTCCCACAGCTTGAGCCTGTTCTGGACGTCGAGGCCGACGGTAGGTTCATCAAGGAAGTAGAGCGGAACCTCCGCCGAGAGAACCATAGCTAGAAGGGCCCTCCTGACCATGCCGCCAGAGAGGGTTGAAAAGAGCTCATCAGCATAGGTTATCCCGAAGGCTTCCATTGCTTCATCAGCCTTCTTCATGGCTTCCCTCTTTGAGAGACCGCGCATCCGGAGGTAGTGGTAGACGTAATCTCTCGGCGTGAGCGTGTAGAAGTGGGCCCTGACGTCCTGGGGCAGGAGTGCAAAGAGCTCCCTGGCTTTCTCGGGTTCTCTCCCGAAGAGCTCAACGTTGCCAGAGTCCGGTCTCAAAAGCCCCGTTAGGATTCTAATCAGGGTCGTCTTCCCAGCGCCGTTGGGACCGATTATTCCTACTATTCCGGGCCCCTCTATAGAGAAGGAAACGCCGTCAAGGG encodes the following:
- a CDS encoding ABC transporter ATP-binding protein, with amino-acid sequence MLPIKATNLSKSFNSKRALDGVSFSIEGPGIVGIIGPNGAGKTTLIRILTGLLRPDSGNVELFGREPEKARELFALLPQDVRAHFYTLTPRDYVYHYLRMRGLSKREAMKKADEAMEAFGITYADELFSTLSGGMVRRALLAMVLSAEVPLYFLDEPTVGLDVQNRLKLWEMLRERAEEATIILTSHYLNEISSVCDRVLLLKAGKVVADGKPEEIARDYLRKFTSKIVAFEDVSLEGFTLRRAGRKAYIYARSKAEEKEIIGKLEELRVPFRREGVTIEDVFLVGGIDDGAG